One segment of Pseudomonas pohangensis DNA contains the following:
- a CDS encoding 2OG-Fe(II) oxygenase produces the protein MKTFISDALLERLADDLVSQGWAIADDFLLPAQTRQLASECRQRDAQGLLTEAATGRGNALRIRPTVRGDSIQWLEPGQSPVTDDYLLAMDALRRGLNASLYLGLEDYESHFALYPPGAFYMRHLDRFRDDDRRDLSAVFYLNENWSDDAGGELRLFLDENPDQPRSLDVQPLAGRLVLFRSAQLFHEVLPAQCERLSLTGWFRRRGSGVL, from the coding sequence ATGAAAACCTTTATTTCCGATGCCTTGCTGGAAAGACTTGCCGATGACCTGGTCAGCCAGGGCTGGGCGATTGCCGACGACTTTCTGCTGCCGGCACAGACTCGCCAGCTGGCCAGCGAATGCCGGCAACGCGATGCGCAAGGCCTGTTGACCGAGGCGGCGACCGGTCGCGGCAACGCCTTGCGCATACGCCCGACGGTACGTGGCGACTCGATCCAGTGGCTGGAGCCCGGACAGTCGCCAGTGACCGATGACTATCTACTGGCCATGGATGCCTTGCGCCGGGGGCTGAACGCCAGTCTGTATCTGGGGCTGGAGGATTACGAAAGTCATTTTGCCCTGTATCCGCCGGGCGCTTTCTATATGCGCCATCTGGATCGTTTTCGCGATGATGACCGGCGGGATTTATCCGCCGTGTTCTATCTGAACGAAAACTGGAGCGATGACGCTGGCGGCGAGTTGCGTCTGTTTCTCGATGAAAATCCGGATCAGCCGCGCAGTCTGGATGTGCAGCCGCTGGCCGGGCGATTGGTGTTGTTCCGTTCGGCGCAACTGTTTCACGAGGTGCTGCCGGCGCAGTGCGAGCGACTGTCGCTGACCGGCTGGTTTCGCCGGCGTGGCAGTGGTGTGCTCTGA
- a CDS encoding phospholipase BipL: MPADFQPDSLRAELLPFNQTGAESAQVQAYRRFYRLQFALAQQTRIGTLQVAGYELVLQAWWPAQPRATLVLLHGYYDHVGLYRHLIEWALQMGFVVLTADLPGHGLSTGSVASIDDFAEYQAVLAGLLDMAAQLQLPEPWHLCGQSTGGAILIDYLLTGEPAAQLGETILLAPLVRPRAWWRSRLSYQLVKPFVKSIPRHFYANSSDAEFIEFVQFHDPLQARVLPVAWVGALARWIPRIESAARCDRSPLIVQGDADLTVDWRHNLAVLDDKFSQPRLCLLEGGRHHLANETQALRSRYLDFLAQYLS, from the coding sequence ATGCCTGCAGATTTTCAACCCGACAGCCTGCGTGCCGAACTGTTGCCCTTCAACCAGACAGGCGCCGAATCTGCGCAGGTGCAGGCCTATCGGCGTTTTTACCGGTTGCAATTCGCCCTGGCGCAGCAGACCCGCATCGGTACGCTGCAGGTAGCGGGCTACGAACTGGTGCTGCAGGCCTGGTGGCCGGCGCAGCCGCGGGCGACGCTGGTGCTGCTGCATGGCTATTACGACCATGTCGGCCTGTACCGGCACCTGATCGAGTGGGCGTTGCAGATGGGTTTCGTGGTACTCACGGCGGATTTGCCCGGCCACGGCCTGTCCACGGGCAGCGTGGCGAGCATCGATGATTTTGCCGAATACCAAGCGGTGCTCGCCGGTTTGCTGGATATGGCCGCGCAGCTGCAATTGCCAGAACCCTGGCATCTCTGCGGGCAGAGCACCGGCGGTGCGATTCTGATTGATTACCTGCTTACCGGTGAGCCCGCGGCGCAGCTTGGCGAGACTATTTTGCTGGCGCCGCTGGTCAGGCCGCGCGCCTGGTGGCGTTCCAGGCTCAGTTACCAGCTGGTCAAACCCTTTGTAAAAAGTATTCCCCGGCACTTTTATGCCAACTCCAGTGATGCCGAGTTCATTGAATTTGTGCAGTTTCACGACCCGCTTCAGGCCCGGGTTCTGCCCGTGGCCTGGGTGGGCGCGCTGGCGCGCTGGATACCGCGTATCGAGTCTGCCGCCCGCTGCGACAGGAGTCCGCTGATCGTGCAGGGCGATGCGGATCTGACCGTTGACTGGCGGCACAACCTTGCCGTGCTGGATGACAAGTTCAGCCAGCCGAGGCTGTGTCTGCTTGAGGGCGGCCGGCATCACCTGGCCAACGAAACACAGGCACTGCGCAGCCGCTATCTGGACTTTCTGGCGCAGTACCTGTCCTGA
- a CDS encoding penicillin acylase family protein, with protein sequence MQRKTLIIAPLAVLLAAAIGGAFYLLGKQPVRDGKLALEHLGAPVTVNYDERGVPHLYAQNQLDLYRALGYVHAQDRLFQMEMLRRLARGELAEVFGEKLVDTDRLFRTLRIRDRATSYIAEQDKTSPAWLALQAYLDGVNQYQDTRPAPIEFDILGIPKRPFTAEDTASIAGYLAYSFAAAFRTEPILTYVRDQLGADYLQIFDIDWHPEGVTRSAALAANDWRALNQLASISHQALQAAGLPQYEGSNAWVIAGSRTQSGKPLLAGDPHISFAVPSVWYEAQLSTPDFQLYGHHQALNPFAMLGHNQQMGWSLTMFQNDDLDLIAEKVNPDNPQQVWYQGGWVDLQSSQSEIQVKGAEPVKLTLRSSPHGPIINDALGEGIANSQTPIAMWWAFLETPNPILNGFYELNHATDVKSAARAVEQIQSPGLNIVWASAAGDIAWWAAARLPIRPAGVNPAFILNGSTNQADKLGFYPFRDNPQELNPRRGYIMSANHQPLPASGIQIPGYYNLPDRAQRLTDLLEDPAIKWDLQNSQAVQLDTASGYARRILQPLQDDLLAAAADDQQRALVEQLLEWDGNHTLDSVPATLFNQLVYELALNAMQDELGEAFFNNLLATRILDLALPRLAADAGSPWWDQVATPEPESRADTVKRAWQQGLQHLHKTLGDDSSNWQWGKAHTLTHNHPLSKQPPLDLLFNVGPFAVPGGHETPNNLSSRVGSGPWQVLYGPSTRRLVDFADPEHALGINPVGQSGVLFDQHYRDQAEPYALGDYVPEHFSRDDVKANTRSTLTFTTQP encoded by the coding sequence ATGCAACGCAAAACCCTGATAATTGCCCCATTGGCCGTGCTGCTTGCCGCCGCCATCGGTGGTGCTTTTTACCTGCTGGGCAAACAGCCGGTGCGTGACGGCAAACTGGCACTGGAACATCTCGGCGCCCCGGTGACGGTCAATTACGACGAGCGTGGCGTACCTCACCTGTATGCGCAGAACCAGCTCGACCTGTACCGCGCCCTCGGCTATGTACACGCCCAGGACCGCCTGTTCCAGATGGAGATGCTGCGTCGTCTGGCGCGCGGCGAACTGGCTGAAGTGTTCGGCGAAAAGCTGGTCGACACCGACCGCCTGTTCCGCACCCTGCGCATTCGCGACCGCGCCACCAGCTACATTGCCGAACAGGATAAGACTTCGCCGGCATGGCTGGCCCTGCAGGCCTACCTGGATGGCGTCAACCAGTATCAGGACACGCGTCCGGCACCCATCGAGTTCGATATTCTTGGCATTCCCAAGCGCCCCTTCACTGCCGAAGACACGGCCAGCATTGCCGGCTATCTGGCCTACAGCTTCGCCGCGGCTTTCCGCACCGAACCGATCCTGACCTATGTGCGTGACCAGCTCGGCGCCGATTATCTGCAAATCTTCGATATCGACTGGCACCCGGAGGGCGTAACCCGCTCAGCGGCACTGGCCGCCAATGACTGGCGCGCACTGAACCAGCTGGCGAGCATCAGCCACCAGGCGCTGCAGGCCGCCGGTCTGCCGCAATACGAAGGCAGCAACGCCTGGGTGATTGCCGGTAGCCGCACACAGAGCGGCAAACCGCTGCTGGCTGGCGACCCGCATATCAGTTTTGCCGTGCCCTCGGTGTGGTACGAAGCCCAGCTGAGCACGCCGGACTTCCAGCTGTATGGGCACCATCAGGCGCTCAACCCGTTTGCCATGCTCGGGCATAACCAGCAGATGGGCTGGAGTCTGACCATGTTCCAGAATGACGATCTCGATCTGATCGCCGAAAAGGTCAACCCGGACAACCCGCAACAGGTCTGGTATCAGGGCGGCTGGGTGGATCTGCAAAGCAGCCAGTCGGAGATTCAGGTCAAGGGCGCCGAGCCGGTCAAACTGACCCTGCGCAGCTCGCCCCACGGCCCGATCATCAATGACGCGCTGGGCGAGGGCATCGCGAACAGCCAGACGCCGATTGCCATGTGGTGGGCCTTTCTGGAAACGCCCAATCCGATCCTCAACGGCTTTTATGAACTCAACCACGCTACCGACGTGAAAAGTGCCGCCAGGGCAGTCGAGCAGATCCAGTCGCCCGGGCTCAATATAGTCTGGGCCTCGGCTGCCGGCGATATCGCCTGGTGGGCAGCGGCGCGCCTGCCGATCCGCCCGGCCGGCGTCAACCCGGCGTTCATTCTCAACGGCAGTACCAACCAGGCCGACAAGCTGGGCTTTTACCCCTTCCGCGACAATCCGCAGGAACTCAACCCGCGGCGCGGCTACATCATGTCGGCCAACCACCAGCCGCTGCCGGCCAGCGGCATCCAGATTCCGGGTTACTACAACCTGCCTGATCGGGCCCAGCGTCTGACCGACCTGCTCGAGGATCCTGCTATCAAGTGGGACCTGCAAAACAGCCAGGCCGTGCAGCTGGATACCGCCAGCGGCTATGCCCGGCGCATCCTGCAACCGTTGCAGGACGATCTGCTGGCCGCCGCTGCGGATGATCAGCAACGTGCGCTGGTCGAGCAGCTGCTTGAATGGGATGGCAATCACACGCTGGATTCGGTGCCGGCCACGCTGTTCAACCAGCTGGTCTATGAACTGGCCCTGAATGCCATGCAGGACGAACTGGGCGAAGCCTTTTTCAACAACCTGCTGGCCACGCGCATCCTCGATCTGGCCCTGCCACGGCTGGCTGCCGATGCCGGTTCGCCCTGGTGGGATCAGGTTGCCACGCCCGAACCGGAATCACGCGCCGACACGGTAAAACGTGCCTGGCAACAAGGGCTGCAGCATCTGCACAAAACCCTTGGCGACGACAGCAGCAATTGGCAATGGGGCAAGGCGCATACCCTTACCCACAACCATCCGCTGTCCAAGCAGCCACCGCTGGACCTGCTGTTCAATGTCGGGCCCTTTGCTGTACCCGGCGGTCACGAGACGCCCAACAACCTCTCTTCGCGCGTGGGCAGCGGGCCGTGGCAAGTGCTGTACGGCCCGTCGACCCGCCGCCTGGTGGATTTTGCCGACCCCGAGCATGCCCTGGGCATCAACCCGGTGGGCCAGAGTGGCGTACTGTTTGACCAGCATTACCGGGATCAGGCCGAGCCCTATGCCCTCGG
- a CDS encoding DUF523 domain-containing protein: MQKILVSRCLLGQAVRYDAGSHGPFALLQQWQAEGRIVALCPEVAGGLPVPRAPAEIPGGQGERVLDGQVPVVTDSGEDVTAAFLAGAAEAQRLVQLHDIRIAVLKARSPSCGNLHNYDGSFSGRKVAGMGVTAAALQRLGVQLFNEEQLAQAQRCLQQLEGSERG, from the coding sequence ATGCAGAAGATTCTGGTCAGTCGCTGCCTGCTGGGCCAGGCCGTGCGTTACGATGCCGGTAGTCACGGGCCGTTTGCATTGTTGCAGCAGTGGCAGGCAGAAGGGCGCATCGTGGCCTTGTGCCCGGAAGTGGCCGGGGGCTTGCCGGTACCGCGGGCACCGGCAGAAATTCCGGGCGGGCAGGGGGAGCGGGTACTCGACGGCCAGGTGCCGGTAGTGACCGACAGCGGCGAGGACGTCACTGCGGCGTTTCTCGCCGGTGCGGCAGAAGCGCAGCGGCTGGTGCAGCTACATGACATCCGCATTGCCGTGCTCAAGGCGCGCAGCCCATCCTGCGGCAATCTGCACAATTACGATGGCAGTTTCAGCGGCCGCAAGGTCGCGGGTATGGGCGTCACCGCAGCCGCCTTGCAGCGGCTCGGCGTGCAGTTGTTCAACGAGGAACAGCTGGCGCAGGCGCAACGCTGCCTGCAGCAGCTGGAAGGCTCGGAGCGAGGCTGA
- a CDS encoding DUF6436 domain-containing protein, producing MSVPRKNLLITAFALCWLSALLAALWWYQNRYIRPFELRSELFSAAELALPAELAGPGPIRLVHFWDPACPCNVGNQQHLAELVAHYAALGVSFHAVQKPGTKGQLPELLSNIPVLALPPGAGQIPASPAVAIWDQQGRLAYFGPYSEGATCNASNSFIEPVLQALLDGRPVNATQTLASGCFCDWRPAN from the coding sequence ATGTCTGTGCCGCGCAAGAATCTGCTGATCACCGCATTCGCCCTGTGCTGGCTGAGCGCATTGCTCGCGGCACTCTGGTGGTACCAGAACCGCTACATACGGCCCTTCGAGTTGCGCAGTGAATTGTTCAGCGCCGCGGAACTGGCGTTGCCCGCCGAGCTCGCTGGTCCGGGGCCGATCCGCCTGGTGCATTTCTGGGATCCGGCCTGCCCGTGCAATGTCGGCAATCAGCAGCATCTGGCCGAACTGGTGGCGCACTACGCTGCGCTGGGAGTCAGTTTCCATGCCGTGCAGAAGCCCGGGACAAAGGGCCAGCTACCCGAGTTGTTGAGCAATATCCCCGTGCTCGCCTTGCCACCGGGTGCCGGGCAGATACCCGCCAGTCCGGCGGTTGCCATCTGGGACCAGCAGGGCCGGCTGGCGTATTTCGGCCCCTACAGCGAAGGTGCCACCTGCAACGCCAGCAACAGTTTCATCGAGCCGGTGTTGCAAGCGCTGCTTGATGGCCGCCCGGTGAACGCCACCCAGACGCTGGCCTCGGGCTGTTTCTGTGACTGGCGTCCAGCAAACTAG
- a CDS encoding c-type cytochrome yields MTRLAPQLLRPAILGLLTSLALPVCAQTTEPAKHTLVQQGEYLARAGDCTSCHTAQQGQPFAGGFRLDTPFGYLLSPNITPDQQTGIGSWSADDLYRTLHDGVNKHGQYLFPAMPYTSYTKVTRADSDAIYAYLMSLPAVTNAVEVNHLSFPFNVRLSMLGWNELYFDKGTYQADPKQSDSWNRGAYLVEGLGHCSECHSPRNLLGGIEQSKAFSGAEIDGWFALNLTDGLKTGLGKWSVAEIATYLKTGADKGKSTSLGPMAEVVHNSLSFMTDSDLQAMAEYLKALPASSRMSQDYKPDTSLKTGATLYVDNCSGCHQAQGNGMPGVFPPLAGNGVVLAEDPNDILKVVLFGVPVQDGYIAMPSFGHLSDQQIADLANYVRNSWGNQASANATASQVANLRKMPVE; encoded by the coding sequence ATGACCCGACTTGCACCGCAATTACTTCGTCCGGCCATCCTTGGCCTGCTGACCAGCCTGGCACTACCGGTCTGTGCACAAACCACCGAGCCCGCCAAACATACTCTGGTGCAACAGGGCGAATACCTCGCGCGCGCCGGTGATTGCACCTCTTGCCATACCGCCCAGCAGGGCCAGCCGTTCGCTGGTGGTTTCCGTCTGGACACACCGTTCGGCTATCTGCTCAGTCCGAATATCACCCCTGACCAGCAGACCGGCATCGGCAGCTGGAGCGCCGACGACCTCTATCGCACCCTGCATGACGGCGTGAACAAGCACGGCCAGTACCTGTTCCCGGCCATGCCCTACACCTCTTACACCAAGGTCACGCGCGCCGACAGCGATGCCATCTATGCCTACCTGATGAGTCTGCCGGCGGTGACTAACGCGGTGGAAGTCAACCACTTGAGCTTTCCCTTCAATGTGCGCCTGAGCATGCTCGGCTGGAACGAACTGTACTTCGACAAAGGCACCTATCAGGCCGATCCCAAGCAGAGCGACTCCTGGAACCGTGGCGCCTATCTGGTCGAAGGCCTCGGGCACTGCAGCGAGTGCCACTCACCGCGCAACCTGCTCGGCGGCATCGAGCAGAGCAAAGCCTTCAGCGGCGCCGAAATCGATGGCTGGTTTGCCCTCAACCTGACCGATGGCCTGAAGACCGGTCTCGGCAAGTGGAGTGTGGCGGAGATTGCCACCTACCTGAAAACCGGTGCCGACAAAGGCAAATCCACCAGTCTCGGGCCGATGGCCGAAGTGGTGCACAACAGTCTGAGCTTCATGACCGACAGCGACTTGCAGGCCATGGCTGAATACCTCAAGGCACTGCCGGCCAGCTCGCGAATGAGCCAGGACTACAAACCCGACACCAGCCTGAAAACCGGCGCCACACTGTATGTGGACAATTGCAGCGGCTGCCATCAGGCCCAGGGCAACGGCATGCCCGGCGTATTTCCGCCACTGGCCGGTAACGGCGTAGTGCTGGCCGAGGACCCGAACGACATCCTCAAGGTGGTGCTGTTCGGCGTACCGGTACAGGACGGCTACATCGCCATGCCGTCCTTTGGCCACCTCAGTGACCAGCAGATTGCCGATCTGGCCAATTATGTGCGCAACAGCTGGGGCAACCAGGCTTCCGCCAATGCCACCGCCAGCCAGGTGGCAAACCTGCGCAAGATGCCCGTCGAGTAA